The Aspergillus luchuensis IFO 4308 DNA, chromosome 6, nearly complete sequence genome segment CGAAGACACATACCACCCACAAGAGTAGAGCGATCTAGAAGTTCCTGCTCAGGAACTCACCTCCGGGTAGATGGCCATCACAAATCGGATTGTGCCTCAAAACAGCCGGGCTGATATGAGGTCACCTTCAGCCCGTCCtggctgcctgaggcaccCGACAGCGCACGTGCCACCGGTGGTTCTCCGGTAGCTTCAGCTTCACTTCCCCGATCCATTCTGGGATTCTTTCCAACGTGTTTGATCAAACCACTACTTCCTGTTGGTTTAACCGTCAAAATGGATCTCGTCGCAGGTGTTCGGAAAGAGGGCAGCCGGTTAGTCACCCCAATTCTACCCACCCTTATCATGAGATAATATCCTAAACTAACTGTCACCCCCAGCGGTGGCCGCGGCGATTTCAAATGGTCCGATGTCAAAGATTCCGCGCATCGCGAGAACTATCTCGGCCACTCAGTCATGGCTCCTGTCGGACGCTGGCAGCAGGGAAAAGATCTGATGTGGTACGCAAAGGGAGAcggtgatgacgaagatcaGGCCAGAAGGGAACGTGAGGAGAAACAGCGCGtcaaagaagctgaagaagaagcgatgGCGCGAGCGCTAGGTCTTCCGATACCGCCGAAGGCGTCAGACAATGCCAACTTGGTGCCTCTTGGGGACAAAGATGGACAAAGGACTATAAAGGAGGAGGCTACAGAAGATcgcgatgaggaagaaggaaagggccTTGGGTATGGCTCGTCCCGACGCAGCGGCCATAGTCGAAGCCCGGGGAGGGATCGAAAGCGAGACCGCCCAGGCGACAGAGATAGGGACAGGGACAGGGAACGAGAGCGCAGGCATCGCAGGCATGGTGAGGAGCGCGAGCGACGTCATCGCAGTCATCGCCACAGATCTAGAAGTAGGTCGCGTGATCGTGATCGCGACCACAGAAGAAGACGCTCGCGATCACGGTCAAGGAGTAGAGACCGGAGACGTGACGACCATAGGAGACCGCGAGAGGATCGTCATCGCGCTCACCCGAGAGAAAGAGATTCTCCCGATCACCATCGACGACGCTGAAATTAGGGTCGCCATTCCTTGATTTGCATGATAGTCTCGGCGTTTGGGATTTAACATTGTACAGACTTTGATGATACTCCAGGATATCTAAACTATACCATACATACTTCGCTTATATGGACTTACAGCTCATCATGGCCCTTCTGCGCGCTGGCGGGCAGATCGGGCAtggacatcatcttcaccaccataCTGGTCCAGCCGGTGAAGTGCTGGGTCCGCTGTCCGTTTCCGGTCTCGGGGTTGTATTGCTCCCAGGCAAATCCGgtcttcttccactcctgGAAGACATTCTCAACTAGGTTCTTGCGCAAGTTGGAATACAGCTCACGAGCCTGTTCCTTGTGAGGGCCGGAAACGATGGCAATATCCTAGAATAATAAGGTTAGCATTATTGCGACAGTCGTGTCTGGAGTAGAAATTACTTACGTAGAGATTCTTAAGCACCAAGTAGTTGATGTTAACCCAGATGGGGCTTCTCCAGTAGTTCTCGGCAGTGCCGTAGAACTGGTCCTTCTTGCTCAAGCTGCGAATACCATAGTCGCTCCAGAGCTCCTCCGGGTCACCAATCAGATCCAAAATGGCCTTCAAGCGGGGGCTATCCGGGCCCAGCATGCCAGTGAGGAAGGGGAATATAGAGATATAACCCTTGTGGCAAACGTGGACGTGCTCCTCATATTCATCGATAGTCGCATCGCAGTAAGTACGAGCGTCATCATCCCAGTGAAGATCATCGATGTTTCTCTCGATGGCGGTCTCGTAGGTCTTGAACACCTCAGCGTCCTCTGTCTCCCCAATGGTCACCGCAATACGACGAAGAGCACGAGTCATCATGCCCATCCAGCTCATAAGGTCGACGTGCAGCTCACcggggtggggaggttgaGGCCGAGGATAATCATCCAATCCAGAAGTCAGGATATGCTGGACCGAGCGTCCTCGCCAGCGGTAGGCTTCCCTAGTAGAGTACGCCTCACGGTCGTAGGACTTGATGTCGCCCTTCTGGGTGCTTCTGTACCAGTAGTAGTGCTTCTTGAGCAACGGGTAGATTGAACGGATAAAGGCTTCACCCAACTCGGGTTGGTCGACAAAGATAGAGCGGAGGTTGGCAGAGGCTCCAGAATCAGCGTATGTCTGCATCGAagcgttcttcttcgcatCCAGCTTATCGATGAAAGCCTCCAGAATGATGAAAAGAGTCGGAGGGTTGGCATAATGAGGATATTGGATCGTGAACTCGGGAGGAACCTTGCTGCGAGCCTCGGATCCGAGAATCTGCTCTCTGGCAATCcaaccatcctcatccatcagGTTAAGCCAGCTCTTGACGATCTCAAGCCTTGTTGAAGTTAGTGGATTTGCAAGTAATGATGTGTGATACCTGGATTTCGGAGACTTACGCAAGGTCTGTATCCCAGTCGATAACTGGAATCAGGTGGAAACCTTCGTCCCAGAGGAAGCCTCTAGGGAAGAATGGACGGGAGGGAACGCAAGTGAAGAGATCCTTCGGGCCTTCAAGAATGGGCTGTGCCCGACCCCTAGCCTCTGCAGTTTCTTCCCAGAAGCCCTCATTCTCCTCGTCATACTCCGGCGCAGCCGAACGATCTACGATATCTGTTccatggaagaagccaatgCCACCGACAAGGTTCGAGAGCATGGACTTGGAGAATTCGGTGTATTCCGCAGTATCGAATGGCGCTTGCGGGGGGTGGATGCTTTCAAACCGTTCAGAGAACTCAAGAGAGGCGCTTGAGATCTGCTCAGTGAGAAGCTCGGCTGTTGAACAGACACGTTAGTACAGGATAAACATCCAGGTCAAGGGCAAAATGTCTCACAAGTCATAGGCTGCGgggaagatgcagaagagaaaagaatatcGAACTAGCAACAGTGAGTAACAATCTATAAGCGGGGCAATCCTGCACAAAATACCTCGAAAGAGCC includes the following:
- a CDS encoding MMtag domain-containing protein (COG:S;~EggNog:ENOG410PRQJ;~InterPro:IPR039207,IPR019315;~PFAM:PF10159) codes for the protein MDLVAGVRKEGSRGGRGDFKWSDVKDSAHRENYLGHSVMAPVGRWQQGKDLMWYAKGDGDDEDQARREREEKQRVKEAEEEAMARALGLPIPPKASDNANLVPLGDKDGQRTIKEEATEDRDEEEGKGLGYGSSRRSGHSRSPGRDRKRDRPGDRDRDRDRERERRHRRHGEERERRHRSHRHRSRSRSRDRDRDHRRRRSRSRSRSRDRRRDDHRRPREDRHRAHPRERDSPDHHRRR
- the cwh41 gene encoding mannosyl-oligosaccharide glucosidase (COG:G;~EggNog:ENOG410PF8P;~InterPro:IPR031631,IPR038518,IPR008928,IPR004888, IPR031335,IPR012341;~PFAM:PF03200,PF16923;~SECRETED:SignalP(1-16);~go_function: GO:0004573 - mannosyl-oligosaccharide glucosidase activity [Evidence IEA];~go_process: GO:0005975 - carbohydrate metabolic process [Evidence IEA];~go_process: GO:0009311 - oligosaccharide metabolic process [Evidence IEA]); translated protein: MHLSKISAFLTPVLNAAAVLSSQAPADDLSVLSSEVARANNQSLLWGPYKPNLYFGVRPRIPNSLFAGLMWAKVDNYATAQQNFRHTCEQNEGMAGYGWDEYDIRKGGRQTIHDAGNSIDLTIDFVKVPGGQHGGSWAARVKGVPREDADPDQPTTVLFYAGLEGLGNLGVEGAPEDPYGFAGDVKLGGFTTDLGDFSIDVTSGPESNEYPEHGHPTYDEKPLDRTLVSSLTMHPEQLWQTKVIMFTQMKKEVDEMVEKYGSENPPPPYQLFTIKNEPGDGNMHLVQKVFKGSFEFDILFSSASSPQPMTSELLTEQISSASLEFSERFESIHPPQAPFDTAEYTEFSKSMLSNLVGGIGFFHGTDIVDRSAAPEYDEENEGFWEETAEARGRAQPILEGPKDLFTCVPSRPFFPRGFLWDEGFHLIPVIDWDTDLALEIVKSWLNLMDEDGWIAREQILGSEARSKVPPEFTIQYPHYANPPTLFIILEAFIDKLDAKKNASMQTYADSGASANLRSIFVDQPELGEAFIRSIYPLLKKHYYWYRSTQKGDIKSYDREAYSTREAYRWRGRSVQHILTSGLDDYPRPQPPHPGELHVDLMSWMGMMTRALRRIAVTIGETEDAEVFKTYETAIERNIDDLHWDDDARTYCDATIDEYEEHVHVCHKGYISIFPFLTGMLGPDSPRLKAILDLIGDPEELWSDYGIRSLSKKDQFYGTAENYWRSPIWVNINYLVLKNLYDIAIVSGPHKEQARELYSNLRKNLVENVFQEWKKTGFAWEQYNPETGNGQRTQHFTGWTSMVVKMMSMPDLPASAQKGHDEL